Genomic DNA from Lactuca sativa cultivar Salinas chromosome 8, Lsat_Salinas_v11, whole genome shotgun sequence:
TTATGAGAACAAGGATCTGATTGCGCAGGTACAAGGTtcaaaaactcaaaccttgagttaaagCATATCAATGTCTGCTTCTGATTAATAGTTCCAGTCAAGTCTAGCAAGAACAGTCAAAACTGAATATGAGAGTCAACAAAGTACTTCAAGTATTAAATATGATACTATGAATATGATCAaagtaaagacaataaatgaacacaatgaatgtttgaaagaatgatttgagagaaaggTGCAAGTGAAATAAATGTGAAAATATCTATCTTTGGAGAAAACAACCCGTCTTTTAGTTTCTCATTGAATGCTCCATAAATAGGAGAACAAGTTACATCGTACTAAACAAACACATACATAGGACTGTATAATAGAGTTACTCCTAACACTCTGGTTATCTAAGTTGACAAAAGAGACTAAGTCCTATGATACATTACATCAAACTAAATGACAAAAGTAATTAATACACATGGATAAACTGATCTCGAAAGCATACACCAATTCTAATCATCAACTCTTGAACATATCCTTTATTTTGGACACCAATTTGACTTCAAATCATAGGCTGACTCTAGAACACCCTTCACTTTGGAACTGACTGACTTCAGAACATCCAAAAGATAGAGATCGGTAGAgattcactttcaggttccaacagttatgacttccttgctacgcgtatgggtcctatgctttcattagcacgggtccatactaccttccccatatacccatatttgtctcaagtatcatcacaacgccctaacaatatacatatgtatgGCTAGTGCTTAATCCTCACTCTTAGAGGAAGGCTAAGTATCTCATGATTGGCCAACTGACCCCGCACAattcacccatgaaacttccaccatccCTGCAGCACTTGTGTATACcagtcatacataacgctggaccctatagacttttgaatacatgatcctaccctaagcccttcatcaaacaaaaacaggaaataaggccaaaccaaacattctcaggctataagatcttaattatgtataactatgatgcatacactaagcgaCTATAGTaaggatgtcaatttcatataaagaaatcctaggctatcaagcattatataatcaggcaattctatcatgaaattcctgaagatccccagcctatcactagcatgttgttctaacatatcacaatatcaaataactgcatggtattttggggtctacttactggccccgactgatcgtacactctgcatcctcctttaatattttgaaaaccatttgaaaatcttttccttagtttgagaccgGGTTCACACgattgttcctccaattcactcaaactaaggctctgatagcaACTATAACACCCATTAAAGGTCAagtcaatttaaaattttttcaaccattcaaaaccattaagttattagaaagtgttttcaaaatagtttagacatcagagtatcccagaaatcaagatcataaaaatctgaggaggtgcacgatcacgccttctccttcccgtggtcatctgaagtacctgaaaaaaatccaaaactgtaagcctgaagcttagtgagttcccccaaaatacccgcaCAACAAGtaacacacatataataacaacatactatgggcccaatcaaccatcgagttggaatgccctAGTCCCtcaaccattaggttggaatgccaacatactatgggttcagtcatcctcgggatggtataccctcggcccacaaccattgggttggaatgcccgcATACTACGAGTcaaatcatcatcgggatggtaCTCATGGCCCACagtcatcgggttggaatgccccggtctgttggctctcgcacaaagcagataaccCTTAACCACCAATCAAACAAGTGCAtatatatatcagataatcaAATGACAGtctatatatagacaaaatgatctaacagatcataacaacataatcacatcctatctaccaggatactgatctaacatatcTTAATAGCATaatatcatcctatctaccaggatactaatcTAACAGACCATAAcatcataataacatcctatctaccaggatactgatctaacagatcatacaatactcaagcatataacatatcaggataacaatccaaaacgGGTCggcccttagtcaaagtcaaagtcaacggtcaagttcaacagtcaatgttgacccaactcgtcgagtacaacctatagactcgtcgagttccttcagaactcagaGAGTCGCGAAAATCAGagtcgactcgccaagttgtctatccaactcgtcgagtccatgcaacaTCCAGAAGGTCGGGAAAAACCCTatctactcatcgagttttcttactaactcgtcgagttcatgccgaATCCAGAAAACGGGGAAACCcgtctcgactcgtcgagttagcttatccaactcgtcgatttcatgcAGTCCAATTCTTATCCAGACGATTTCAAGCTACTCCAAAGCTTCAAATAGTAGATCTAGTCTCCTAGGGcatagttaccacgtaaagttgcaaactttacgtgcatgcaaggtcttaaaggccaaaaccaagctaaagaagaagttttaGGTAAGGAGAAGGCCATAACCTGCTAAATACTagaactttatgactataaggggctagaggagtccagatctgaagttacaacttcagatcatgcccaaAACCATAAATAACTCCACAAAAAACTAGAGATAGCCCTAAACCTTTGCATGAAGAGATCTATCTAGAGAAGTCAatgtaacaacttgttaccttcaagatGATGCTAAGATGAAGTAGAAATCAGATCCACAGGGTTTTCCTTGCTCCaagctccttagacttcaagcTCTCTTCACAAAATCCACCTTCCAAGCTTCTTAACACACAAAAAATGGCGAGTAGACGCGATTAGGGTTTTTTGAGCTCAAGGGAACGGTAAGGGAGGCAGAGGGAGGTTAatggccctttaaatagggtgtaaaatcctggaaattagggtttcattttccagctcctactcgtcgagtttggggtcctccaactcgtcgagtagacctcctAAATCACACGACCTGATCCgcttctacacgacgagttaggTCATCCAACTCATTGAGTAGGTCTAAGAATGTGAATataaactttaatttttatacctaagagtcggggtgttacactTGTCCATGAACACAATTATGGTTATGATTATGGCTTTGGTTTCGATTAAAATAGCCACAACCTCGTCCTTGACCATGGTCACTCCCTCATCTACGTGTATTGTTTCGATCACCATCAGTATTTGTAGCATTTGCTTCAAGAAGTGCTACTGATCCAGTTGGACGAGATTCATGGTTTTTCATCAAGTGCTCATAGTTTTTCTTTACAATAAGCAAGCATATATTCAGTTCAAAATATTTTGTGAACATTTGCAATCGATATGTTTGCATCAGGGTAATGTTTGTTGCATGAAACGTGGAGTAATTTTTCTCCAACATATCTTCATCGGTAACTTCTTGTCCACAATACTTGAGTTTTGAACATATTCTGAACACAGCTGAGCTGTATTCATTTACTTTCTTGAAGTCTTGAAACCTCATTGTTCTCCATTCATCTCTAGCAATTGGAAGTATAAATTCCTTTTGATGATCAAATCTTTCTTTCAAGAGATTCCAAAGAATACTTGGATCAGTACTATCAAGATATTCAAATCTCAACATTTCATCAATATGTGTACGAAGGAAAACTTGTGCTTTCGCCTTGTCGTGTGCCAAACAATTATTAAATTCACATATAACATTTGAGATTCCCATGGTCTCAAGATGCATTTTTACATCTATCATCCATGGCGCATGGTTTTTCCCACTAACTTCAAGTGCTGCAAACTCAAGCTTTACAATGTTGGACATATTGTAACTATAGATTTAAACAAAATAACaagataaaaattaaaatccatttattttaatatgtatTGCACAAAACAGAAGTGGGAGAAGAATCATCTCATACAAGACTAAGGAAGGATAAAATTTATCCGGCATGAGATTGAAAAATATGAAGCTAAGTGTTATGGATATTATAGTTGCGAGAATCACAACTAAATGAATCATTTTGATCTTGATAACCTTGAAAAGTGAAATAATTTACTCTTTTTTGTGGTAGAAAGAAATATGAtagtgatgttatttatagtagaAAAAATAGTTGTTATTTTTTCCATTTCTAAcctttgcatatatatatatatatatatatatatatatatatatatatatatatatatatatatatatatatatatatatatatatagggctaggttaatgTGTTTCTTATGTTTATTGTATGCTAcaatgcaccaatagaaatttagtaaagttaaataactatttaattaattaaagataaataataaataatttccataattttatgtatattaaatgatatccatatttataattctttttctatggaaactaattaaattcgtcattaatgtcagttttaacattttttcagaatgaattcgcatctaggtttttatgtatgggtttgttttttgtttaatgaatcactcacttaaaatacaataaagttgcattgaatatgaagaacgagagtgtattctactagaatacactgtcattctgctagaatacactcattcttctagatacgaattcattctgaaagaatattattgttgacattaatgaagaatttaattagtttctataaaaaggaattataagtatggatatcatttaatatacatataacttttactaaatttttattggtgcattttagcacacaatagatgtgaaaaacatttgaacctctctctctctccctctctctctctctctctctctctctatatatatatatatatatatatatatatatatatatatatatatatata
This window encodes:
- the LOC111909572 gene encoding uncharacterized protein LOC111909572 produces the protein MSNIVKLEFAALEVSGKNHAPWMIDVKMHLETMGISNVICEFNNCLAHDKAKAQVFLRTHIDEMLRFEYLDSTDPSILWNLLKERFDHQKEFILPIARDEWRTMRFQDFKKVNEYSSAVFRICSKLKYCGQEVTDEDMLEKNYSTFHATNITLMQTYRLQMFTKYFELNICLLIVKKNYEHLMKNHESRPTGSVALLEANATNTDGDRNNTRR